Proteins from one Streptomyces sp. NBC_00289 genomic window:
- a CDS encoding sensor histidine kinase: MAIRRRHELASGRVVGRDADRYAHPEEDPENDPGYDPDNDPEHGPEDRADRRVGPRDALARALADASAALGQLVGGLGTATQALGVLLLTAVTALTCPVGVGLLMAPPVLRALNALAGRERERLGRHGPEVPAPKPPPTRLRPALADPVTRRELRWLVRHATVGLVLGLFGVLLPLAAVRDSTFPLWWRIVPDNTTSTSLGIGSAHSWPDALAVVLLGVGWIAIILGLTPGLAGLQARPGRRLLAAGPETDLSLRVAELTATRAAALDAHATELRRIERSLHDGTQNRLVTVTVLLGAARRMVARDPAGADELLERAQSAAEQALAELRTVARGILPPVLADRGLTGALSGLAAQCAVPCRIDVDVPVRCAASVEATAYFVVAEALTNIARHSGAGHATVTARGHGGRLHLRVTDDGRGGADEDGGSGLTGIRRRIAAHDGTLTLASPAGGPTTLEVDLPCGS, translated from the coding sequence ATGGCCATCCGGCGACGGCATGAGCTTGCGTCCGGGCGCGTCGTCGGCCGCGACGCCGACCGCTACGCCCACCCTGAGGAAGACCCCGAGAACGATCCCGGGTACGACCCGGACAACGATCCCGAGCACGGCCCCGAGGACCGTGCCGACCGCCGCGTCGGTCCACGGGACGCCCTCGCGCGCGCCCTCGCCGACGCGTCCGCCGCGCTCGGACAGCTCGTCGGCGGGCTCGGCACCGCGACCCAGGCACTGGGCGTCCTGCTCCTGACGGCCGTCACCGCCCTGACCTGCCCGGTGGGCGTGGGCCTGCTCATGGCGCCCCCCGTGCTGCGCGCCCTGAACGCCCTGGCCGGCCGGGAACGCGAACGGCTGGGCCGCCACGGCCCCGAGGTGCCGGCCCCGAAGCCCCCGCCCACGCGGCTGCGGCCCGCCCTCGCCGACCCCGTCACCCGGCGCGAACTGCGCTGGCTGGTGCGGCACGCCACAGTCGGGCTGGTCCTCGGGCTGTTCGGCGTCCTGCTGCCGCTCGCCGCCGTACGCGACAGCACCTTCCCGCTGTGGTGGCGCATCGTGCCCGACAACACGACGAGCACGTCGCTCGGTATCGGGTCCGCGCACTCCTGGCCCGACGCCCTCGCCGTGGTCCTCCTCGGCGTGGGCTGGATCGCCATCATCCTCGGGCTCACCCCCGGCCTGGCCGGGCTCCAGGCGCGGCCCGGACGCCGGCTCCTCGCGGCCGGCCCGGAGACGGACCTGTCCCTGCGGGTCGCCGAACTCACCGCCACCCGCGCCGCCGCCCTGGACGCCCACGCCACCGAACTGCGCCGCATCGAGCGCTCCCTGCACGATGGCACGCAGAACCGGCTCGTGACCGTCACCGTGCTGCTCGGCGCCGCCCGCCGCATGGTCGCCCGCGACCCGGCCGGCGCCGACGAACTCCTCGAACGCGCCCAGTCGGCAGCCGAACAGGCCCTGGCCGAACTGCGGACGGTGGCCCGCGGCATCCTCCCTCCGGTGCTGGCCGACCGGGGCCTGACCGGCGCGCTGTCCGGACTGGCCGCCCAGTGCGCGGTGCCCTGCCGGATCGACGTCGACGTGCCCGTCCGCTGTGCCGCCTCCGTCGAGGCGACCGCCTACTTCGTGGTCGCCGAGGCCCTGACCAACATCGCCAGGCACAGCGGCGCCGGGCACGCCACCGTCACCGCCCGCGGGCACGGCGGCCGGCTGCATCTGCGCGTCACCGACGACGGCCGCGGCGGCGCCGACGAGGACGGCGGCTCCGGGCTCACCGGCATCCGGCGCCGCATCGCGGCACACGACGGCACTCTCACCCTGGCCAGCCCGGCCGGCGGCCCGACAACCCTCGAGGTGGACCTGCCATGCGGATCGTGA
- a CDS encoding response regulator, which produces MRIVIAEDDPLLREGLALLLRAESLDVVATAGTAGGVLDAIDAHAPDIAILDVRMPPTHTDEGIVAAVEARRRQPGLAVLVLSAYVEQTFATELLTGGVAGLGYLLKERVGRVEEFLDALRRVAAGGTAIDPEVVAQLFTRSRQDTRLDRLSPREREVLALMAEGLGNTAVAERLVVTEGAVHKHIRSIFAKLDLAPTDRVDRRVAAVLRYLEDVRRPA; this is translated from the coding sequence ATGCGGATCGTGATCGCGGAGGACGACCCGCTGCTGCGGGAGGGGCTGGCGCTGCTGCTGCGCGCCGAGTCCCTCGACGTGGTGGCGACCGCGGGCACCGCCGGCGGCGTGCTGGACGCCATCGACGCGCACGCGCCCGACATCGCCATCCTCGACGTACGGATGCCCCCCACCCACACCGACGAGGGGATCGTGGCGGCCGTCGAGGCCCGGCGCCGGCAGCCCGGCCTCGCGGTGCTCGTGCTGTCCGCCTACGTCGAGCAGACCTTCGCCACGGAACTGCTCACCGGCGGTGTGGCCGGTCTGGGCTATCTCCTCAAGGAGCGGGTCGGGCGGGTGGAGGAGTTCCTCGACGCGCTGCGGCGGGTGGCGGCCGGGGGCACCGCGATCGATCCCGAGGTGGTCGCGCAGCTCTTCACCCGCTCCCGTCAGGACACCCGGCTGGACCGGCTCAGCCCGCGCGAGCGGGAGGTGCTCGCCCTGATGGCCGAGGGGCTGGGCAACACGGCCGTCGCGGAACGGCTCGTCGTCACCGAGGGCGCCGTCCACAAGCACATCCGCAGCATCTTCGCCAAGCTGGACCTGGCTCCCACCGACCGGGTGGACCGCCGCGTCGCCGCCGTCCTGCGGTACCTGGAGGACGTCCGCCGACCGGCGTGA
- a CDS encoding YncE family protein, with translation MRTRSISTATALAVLFSSAALSVVAAGTASAASATVTSPGGIVADGALQRVFVGDSSAGRIVAANYSGSLVDSVSGIGQVSDLALSEDGATLYAAVPDLHEIVALDAATLDVKTRYTVSTNTGPRYVAFAGGKLWFSYGDQWDGNLGSVDPTVDPAGETDPVALAQYSNRVWGQALLDTDPNQPGVLAVGETGISTDSMAVLDVSGATPQEVAWYQGDYSLNSGIGDIDLVPGASQVLVNGKDRDAYADGTFKAAGSYPSGQRADIAANGLIAQISGSKVAVYKPNATQPVRTYTTSSAGTGDVAWAPDSSRIFALVPSGSGYVVKALTGPTLNAPTLTVNAPSSAPRAKKLTVKGKLSATVPLPTGVKLQVTRTDLASPDGKALPAVTVKADGTYSFTDTPPAGGTVTYKVSYAGDAEHSSASASDKVAVSRAATALSVNKNGNIYKYGTDVSFTAHLGTTYSNRTVEIWADPFGGDKPKKLIKTGKVNSHGNLSATVDMTRDTTVTAVFKGDARYAPKSAKATAYARVRVSTAVSKHYKTGRIGSHTYYWFHKSTDPLLTTSMTYYPGRQQRFDLQVYYNGSWYSADSEYFALGTNGKSAVRLGAPDEAGIKARMRSVYVNGSSGDTVNSTTYGSWKYLYFSN, from the coding sequence GTGCGTACGCGCAGCATCTCTACCGCGACGGCGCTCGCGGTTCTCTTCAGCTCGGCGGCGCTGAGCGTCGTCGCGGCCGGCACGGCCTCGGCCGCCTCGGCGACCGTCACCTCGCCGGGCGGCATCGTCGCGGACGGGGCCCTGCAGCGGGTCTTCGTCGGCGACAGCTCGGCGGGCAGGATCGTGGCCGCGAACTACTCCGGCTCCCTCGTCGACTCGGTGAGCGGCATCGGCCAGGTCTCCGACCTGGCGCTGTCCGAGGACGGCGCGACGCTGTACGCGGCCGTGCCCGACCTGCACGAGATCGTGGCCCTCGACGCGGCCACCCTCGACGTCAAGACCCGCTACACCGTCTCCACCAACACCGGCCCGCGGTACGTCGCCTTCGCCGGCGGCAAGCTCTGGTTCTCCTATGGCGACCAGTGGGACGGCAACCTGGGCTCGGTCGACCCGACCGTGGACCCGGCGGGCGAGACCGACCCGGTGGCGCTCGCGCAGTACTCGAACAGGGTCTGGGGCCAGGCGCTCCTCGACACCGACCCGAACCAGCCGGGCGTGCTGGCCGTCGGCGAGACCGGCATCTCCACGGACTCGATGGCCGTCCTCGACGTGTCCGGCGCCACCCCGCAGGAGGTCGCCTGGTACCAGGGCGACTACTCGCTGAACAGCGGCATCGGGGACATCGACCTGGTGCCCGGCGCCTCGCAGGTCCTGGTCAACGGCAAGGACCGGGACGCCTACGCGGACGGTACGTTCAAGGCGGCCGGCTCCTACCCGTCCGGGCAGCGCGCCGACATCGCCGCGAACGGCCTGATCGCCCAGATCAGCGGCTCCAAGGTGGCCGTCTACAAGCCGAACGCCACGCAGCCGGTGCGCACCTACACCACCAGCAGCGCCGGCACCGGCGATGTGGCCTGGGCGCCGGACTCCTCGCGGATCTTCGCGCTGGTCCCCTCGGGCAGCGGCTACGTGGTCAAGGCCCTCACCGGCCCGACGCTGAACGCCCCGACGCTCACGGTCAACGCCCCGTCGTCCGCCCCGCGCGCCAAGAAGCTCACCGTCAAGGGCAAGCTGTCGGCGACGGTGCCGCTGCCCACCGGTGTGAAGCTCCAGGTCACCCGCACCGACCTGGCCAGTCCGGACGGCAAGGCGCTGCCCGCCGTCACGGTGAAGGCGGACGGCACGTACTCCTTCACCGACACCCCGCCGGCCGGCGGCACGGTCACGTACAAGGTCAGCTACGCGGGCGACGCCGAGCACTCCTCGGCGAGCGCCTCGGACAAGGTCGCGGTCTCGCGCGCCGCGACGGCCCTGTCCGTGAACAAGAACGGCAACATCTACAAGTACGGGACCGACGTCTCGTTCACGGCGCACCTCGGCACCACGTACAGCAACCGCACGGTCGAGATCTGGGCCGACCCCTTCGGCGGCGACAAGCCCAAGAAGCTGATCAAGACCGGCAAGGTCAACTCCCACGGCAACCTCTCGGCCACCGTGGACATGACCCGCGACACGACCGTCACCGCCGTCTTCAAGGGTGACGCCCGCTACGCGCCGAAGTCGGCGAAGGCCACGGCGTACGCCAGGGTCAGGGTCTCCACGGCCGTCTCCAAGCACTACAAGACGGGCCGGATCGGCTCGCACACGTACTACTGGTTCCACAAGAGCACCGACCCGCTGCTCACCACGAGCATGACCTACTACCCGGGCCGCCAGCAGCGGTTCGACCTGCAGGTCTACTACAACGGTTCGTGGTACTCGGCCGACTCGGAGTACTTCGCGCTCGGTACGAACGGCAAGTCGGCCGTGCGCCTGGGGGCTCCGGACGAGGCCGGCATCAAGGCGCGGATGCGCTCGGTGTACGTCAACGGTTCCTCCGGTGACACCGTGAACTCGACGACGTACGGCTCCTGGAAGTACCTGTACTTCTCCAACTGA
- a CDS encoding SCO5918 family protein, giving the protein MRCVIARYPFDLVKSEVEASMAGIAPEPVTGPCVVIGRRLYPVKQVGEVITRQDRRDFSAAEVSRALISLGFTCHETPPQSAPAAGPLSGPTTSD; this is encoded by the coding sequence GTGCGCTGCGTGATTGCCCGTTACCCCTTCGACCTGGTCAAGAGCGAGGTGGAGGCGTCGATGGCAGGCATCGCGCCGGAGCCCGTCACAGGCCCCTGCGTCGTCATCGGACGCCGCCTGTATCCGGTCAAGCAGGTGGGCGAGGTGATCACCCGTCAGGACCGCCGCGACTTCAGTGCCGCCGAAGTGAGCCGGGCGCTGATCAGCCTCGGCTTCACCTGCCACGAGACGCCCCCGCAGTCCGCGCCCGCCGCCGGCCCGCTGTCCGGGCCGACGACGAGCGACTGA
- a CDS encoding cold-shock protein produces the protein MATGTVKWFNAEKGFGFIEQEGGGPDVFAHYSNIATQGFRELQEGQKVTFDVTQGQKGPQAENIVPA, from the coding sequence ATGGCCACCGGTACTGTGAAGTGGTTCAACGCGGAAAAGGGCTTCGGCTTCATCGAGCAGGAGGGCGGCGGTCCCGACGTCTTCGCCCACTACTCGAACATCGCCACCCAGGGCTTCCGTGAGCTGCAGGAAGGCCAGAAGGTGACCTTCGATGTCACGCAGGGCCAGAAGGGCCCGCAGGCGGAGAACATCGTCCCCGCCTGA
- a CDS encoding DUF6479 family protein yields the protein MSTATFELAAASGDVLNVLAAFVGGLIIAGGLVWAVLLGVKLGDEESPRPRPEEQPQLPTTGAVREMREMREAEEVPVAADETERLMPYQLRHSGTRRGEDQQRQRWLPGSSGSFGSGGLGHT from the coding sequence ATGAGTACGGCGACGTTTGAACTGGCGGCCGCGTCTGGTGACGTACTGAACGTGCTCGCCGCCTTCGTAGGTGGCCTGATCATCGCCGGTGGCCTGGTCTGGGCGGTGCTCTTGGGCGTCAAGCTCGGGGACGAGGAGTCCCCGAGACCCCGGCCGGAGGAGCAGCCCCAGCTGCCCACGACCGGTGCCGTCCGCGAGATGCGGGAGATGCGGGAGGCCGAGGAGGTCCCGGTCGCCGCGGACGAGACGGAACGGCTCATGCCGTACCAGCTCCGCCACTCGGGGACCAGACGAGGAGAGGACCAGCAGAGACAACGCTGGCTGCCGGGATCCAGCGGATCCTTCGGCAGCGGTGGCCTGGGACACACATAG
- a CDS encoding FxLYD domain-containing protein — protein MAGYRARRTTAGALTAAVAIVAAALAGCSGDDSPSDAVSKAASAARSAGAEVTAAASSLASRAAEAYASATAEAGRTFDDIKGGVDAKGSVTLGSPDTDSDGRTTVEVTAENTADSAKSFAVQVDFTDRNGKLLDVVVVTISDVPAGGSGKASARSNRELSEEAQDEVKTKVGRAVRY, from the coding sequence ATGGCCGGTTATCGTGCGCGCCGGACGACGGCCGGAGCGCTGACGGCGGCCGTGGCGATCGTGGCCGCCGCGCTGGCCGGCTGCTCAGGTGACGACAGCCCGTCGGACGCGGTCAGCAAGGCCGCCTCGGCGGCCCGCTCGGCGGGCGCGGAGGTGACGGCCGCCGCGTCCTCGCTGGCCTCGCGGGCCGCGGAGGCGTACGCGTCGGCGACGGCCGAGGCGGGCCGCACCTTCGACGACATCAAGGGCGGGGTCGACGCGAAGGGCTCCGTCACGCTCGGCAGCCCGGACACCGACTCCGACGGACGGACGACGGTCGAGGTCACCGCGGAGAACACCGCGGATTCGGCGAAGTCCTTCGCCGTGCAGGTCGACTTCACCGACCGGAACGGCAAGCTGCTCGACGTGGTCGTCGTCACCATCTCCGACGTGCCGGCCGGCGGGTCCGGCAAGGCCTCCGCCCGCAGCAACCGCGAGCTGTCCGAGGAGGCCCAGGACGAGGTGAAGACGAAGGTGGGCCGGGCGGTGCGGTACTGA
- a CDS encoding M24 family metallopeptidase — MSETPVVFTEADYAARMSRAAREAALAGLAGLLVTPGPDLVRLCGYRPAAITGRLTLLVLTADSDPRLLVPAAERPDAEAAPGAGALRTFVWQDGQDPYAAAAGLLRPHGHYGVCDSTWAVHLLGLQEALPLTTYRPLTVVLPMLRAVKDEHEVARLAAAGAAADAAYAEILSVRFAGRREADVAADLARLLREHGHSQVDFTLVGSGPNAADPHHEAGERTIEAGDMVVLDFGGLRDGYGSDTTRTVHVGEPTEEERQVHDIVRAAQQAAFEAVRPGVPCQEIHRVARTVIENAGYGERFAHRTGHGIGVTTREPPYLVEGEEQPLVPGMCFSIEPGIYLPDRFGVRIEDIVTCTEDAGRRLNTTPHELAIVS; from the coding sequence ATGAGCGAGACACCGGTGGTCTTCACCGAGGCGGACTACGCGGCCCGGATGAGCCGGGCCGCCCGGGAGGCGGCCCTCGCCGGGCTCGCGGGCCTGCTCGTCACTCCCGGCCCCGACCTGGTCCGGCTGTGCGGCTACCGGCCCGCGGCGATCACCGGCCGCCTGACCCTGCTGGTGCTCACCGCGGACTCCGACCCCCGTCTGCTGGTACCGGCGGCGGAGCGACCGGACGCCGAGGCCGCGCCCGGGGCGGGTGCCCTGCGCACCTTCGTCTGGCAGGACGGCCAGGACCCGTACGCCGCCGCGGCCGGACTGCTGCGCCCGCACGGCCACTACGGCGTCTGCGACTCGACCTGGGCAGTGCACCTGCTGGGGCTCCAGGAGGCGCTGCCGCTGACCACCTACCGGCCGCTGACCGTGGTGCTGCCGATGCTGCGCGCGGTCAAGGACGAGCACGAGGTGGCGCGGCTGGCGGCGGCGGGCGCGGCGGCCGACGCGGCGTACGCGGAGATCCTCTCCGTACGGTTCGCCGGGCGCCGGGAGGCCGACGTGGCCGCCGACCTGGCCCGGCTGCTGCGCGAACACGGCCACAGCCAGGTCGACTTCACCCTGGTGGGCTCCGGCCCCAACGCCGCCGATCCGCACCACGAGGCGGGCGAACGCACCATCGAGGCCGGCGACATGGTGGTCCTGGACTTCGGCGGCCTGCGCGACGGCTACGGCTCCGACACCACCCGCACGGTCCACGTCGGCGAGCCGACGGAGGAGGAGCGGCAGGTCCACGACATCGTGCGGGCCGCGCAGCAGGCGGCCTTCGAGGCCGTACGACCCGGTGTGCCCTGCCAGGAGATCCACCGGGTGGCCCGCACGGTGATCGAGAACGCCGGTTACGGCGAGCGGTTCGCGCACCGCACCGGCCACGGCATCGGCGTCACCACCCGCGAACCGCCGTACCTGGTCGAGGGCGAGGAGCAGCCCCTGGTGCCCGGCATGTGCTTCTCCATCGAACCCGGCATCTACCTGCCGGACCGCTTCGGGGTGCGTATCGAGGACATCGTGACGTGCACCGAGGACGCCGGGCGCCGGCTCAACACGACCCCCCACGAGCTGGCGATCGTGTCCTGA
- a CDS encoding DUF6445 family protein has protein sequence MPPQLPRVPTALPILPVLPYRKPTKGRDYWVLDDVLPDPDAVRERCLAKDDWIEGHPDKPEAWPGLRAMPGLDAAELGCVERLVRQATGAGKLWVQRAPGGGTLNHNCVQVVGEGESEPRPHTDSRALCRYAAVLYLNPGVPRDCGTSFHRQSLPGGRLGGNVVQAPHNNLVEALGTRYVAADAFEEDVRVPHRYNRLLLYSANLVHSATGYFGSTLEEKRMTAVFFWMA, from the coding sequence ATGCCCCCACAGCTCCCCAGAGTCCCCACGGCTCTTCCCATCCTCCCCGTCCTTCCTTACCGGAAGCCCACCAAGGGGCGGGACTACTGGGTCCTGGACGACGTCCTGCCCGACCCGGACGCCGTCCGGGAGCGCTGTCTCGCCAAGGACGACTGGATCGAGGGCCACCCGGACAAGCCGGAGGCCTGGCCGGGGCTGCGGGCCATGCCCGGTCTCGACGCGGCCGAACTCGGGTGCGTGGAGCGGCTGGTGCGGCAGGCGACCGGGGCCGGGAAGCTGTGGGTGCAGCGGGCGCCCGGCGGCGGAACGCTCAACCACAACTGCGTACAGGTCGTGGGCGAGGGCGAGAGCGAGCCCCGGCCGCACACCGACTCACGGGCCCTGTGCCGGTACGCGGCCGTTCTCTACCTCAACCCGGGCGTGCCCAGGGACTGCGGCACGAGTTTCCACCGGCAGTCCCTGCCGGGCGGACGGCTCGGCGGCAACGTCGTGCAGGCCCCGCACAACAACCTCGTCGAGGCGCTGGGCACCCGGTACGTCGCCGCCGACGCCTTCGAGGAGGACGTACGCGTGCCGCACCGGTACAACCGGCTGCTCCTCTACAGCGCCAACCTCGTGCACAGCGCGACCGGTTACTTCGGATCCACACTGGAGGAGAAGCGGATGACGGCGGTCTTCTTCTGGATGGCGTGA
- a CDS encoding DUF4142 domain-containing protein yields the protein MGGALGLTLAALAYPSMLGLSTVSSSPDRIIAQTQWGPLTESDRDFVVKVRAAGLWEYPVGQIGLQKGTTKGVLTASQHLVDGHAGLDATCRKIAPMLNITLPNVASPQQQGFVSQLSADTGKQFDIDFANILRITHGSIFNTVAKVRSTTKNSLVRALADQANVTVLDHITVMEKTGLVNFDQSLFTQTTPPKLPKSDLTPPAPPAGQPEVVLTPPPNSTETPKPLPTS from the coding sequence GTGGGCGGGGCCCTCGGTCTGACCCTGGCCGCGCTGGCTTATCCCTCGATGCTGGGTCTCAGTACCGTCTCCAGTTCACCGGACCGGATCATCGCCCAGACGCAGTGGGGGCCGCTGACGGAGTCGGACCGCGACTTCGTGGTCAAGGTGCGCGCGGCCGGGCTGTGGGAGTACCCGGTGGGGCAGATCGGCCTGCAGAAGGGGACCACCAAGGGGGTCCTCACGGCGAGCCAGCACCTTGTCGACGGGCACGCCGGCCTGGACGCCACCTGCCGCAAGATCGCGCCCATGCTCAACATCACGCTGCCCAACGTGGCGAGCCCGCAGCAGCAGGGCTTCGTGTCGCAGCTGAGCGCGGACACCGGCAAGCAGTTCGACATCGACTTCGCCAACATCCTGCGCATCACGCACGGCTCGATCTTCAACACGGTCGCGAAGGTCCGCTCCACCACCAAGAACTCCCTGGTGCGGGCCCTGGCCGACCAGGCCAACGTGACCGTCCTCGACCACATCACGGTCATGGAGAAGACCGGACTGGTCAACTTCGACCAGTCCCTCTTCACCCAGACCACCCCGCCGAAGCTGCCCAAGTCGGACCTGACCCCGCCGGCCCCGCCGGCCGGCCAGCCGGAGGTCGTCCTGACCCCGCCGCCCAACAGCACCGAGACGCCGAAGCCACTGCCGACCTCGTGA